From Halorubrum salinarum, the proteins below share one genomic window:
- a CDS encoding thiamine pyrophosphate-binding protein, translated as MDADDPADETHPTVAEAVVDAMLDRGVDTVFGIPGKQTLPLNRALADRDARFVVARHETAVPHEAWGYAETSEPGAMAATCVVPGPGDTNAMNGLKNALNDCVPLLHLAVETERSVRGGDGIHETPPETYDTVVKENVLVDSPAGAVPAVVEAIRTAREHPQGPVRVGIPKDVLAGRTPQPAVGDRDPSRPPTAPPDAVRDAADRLADAASPVVLAGGGVRRSGASEALRSVAESLDAPVVTTYKGKGTLPETHPLSAGVLCGGASADLRDLLAGADVGLVVGSDLDAVATASWSVSMPETLIHVTLDGDDVGFGYDADLGVVADADRFLRDLDGALDEESPPARERSGAARAEAVRAADRDRFEALSEDSGSDDPLRSVEVLSAVRDAMPEDAVVTADAGGFRLWTLVSFPAAGPRSYVNPGSWATMGTGLPSAIGAKLANPERDVVALTGDGGLMMCVHELHTLASEGIDVTVVALNNDDYAIISEEAERSYEFPEGSYGWAETGLDLVAVASGMGLPAERVRERDAVGDAVERARSREGPALVEVVTDPGEPQASEWMTGPRPGE; from the coding sequence ATGGACGCGGACGATCCCGCCGACGAGACGCACCCGACCGTCGCCGAGGCGGTCGTCGACGCCATGCTCGACCGCGGCGTCGACACCGTCTTCGGTATCCCCGGCAAGCAGACCCTCCCGCTTAACCGGGCGCTCGCCGACCGCGACGCGCGGTTCGTCGTCGCTCGCCACGAGACGGCCGTTCCGCACGAGGCGTGGGGGTACGCCGAGACGAGCGAGCCGGGCGCGATGGCGGCCACCTGCGTCGTCCCCGGGCCCGGCGACACGAACGCGATGAACGGGCTGAAGAACGCCCTGAACGACTGCGTCCCGCTGCTCCACCTCGCCGTGGAGACCGAGCGGTCGGTCCGCGGCGGCGACGGCATCCACGAGACGCCGCCCGAGACGTACGACACCGTCGTCAAGGAGAACGTCCTCGTCGACTCGCCCGCCGGCGCGGTCCCGGCGGTCGTCGAGGCGATCCGCACCGCGCGCGAACACCCGCAGGGACCGGTTCGCGTCGGGATCCCGAAAGACGTGCTCGCGGGCCGAACCCCCCAACCGGCCGTCGGCGACCGCGACCCCTCGCGGCCGCCGACCGCTCCCCCGGACGCGGTGCGAGACGCCGCGGACCGCTTGGCCGACGCGGCGTCGCCGGTCGTCCTCGCCGGCGGCGGGGTCAGGCGCTCGGGCGCGAGCGAGGCGCTCCGCTCGGTCGCCGAGAGTCTGGACGCTCCCGTCGTGACGACGTACAAGGGGAAGGGGACGCTGCCCGAGACGCACCCCCTTTCGGCCGGCGTCCTCTGCGGCGGCGCGAGCGCGGACCTCCGCGACCTGCTCGCCGGCGCGGACGTGGGCCTCGTCGTCGGCTCCGACCTCGACGCGGTCGCGACCGCCTCGTGGTCCGTTTCCATGCCGGAGACGCTGATCCACGTCACGCTCGACGGCGACGACGTGGGGTTCGGCTACGACGCCGACCTCGGCGTCGTCGCCGACGCCGACCGCTTCCTGCGCGACCTCGACGGCGCGCTCGACGAGGAGTCACCGCCGGCCCGCGAGCGCTCCGGCGCCGCGCGCGCCGAGGCCGTCCGCGCGGCCGACCGCGATCGGTTCGAAGCGCTCTCCGAGGACAGCGGTTCCGACGATCCGCTCCGGTCCGTCGAGGTGCTCTCCGCGGTGCGCGACGCGATGCCCGAGGACGCGGTCGTCACCGCCGACGCGGGCGGGTTCCGGCTGTGGACGCTCGTCTCCTTCCCCGCCGCGGGGCCGCGGTCGTACGTCAATCCCGGCTCGTGGGCGACGATGGGGACCGGACTCCCCTCGGCGATCGGGGCCAAGCTGGCGAACCCGGAGCGCGATGTCGTCGCGCTCACCGGCGACGGGGGGCTCATGATGTGCGTCCACGAGCTCCACACCCTGGCGAGCGAGGGGATCGACGTGACCGTCGTCGCGCTCAACAACGACGACTACGCGATCATCAGCGAGGAGGCGGAGCGCTCCTACGAGTTCCCCGAGGGGAGCTACGGCTGGGCGGAGACCGGCCTCGACCTCGTCGCGGTCGCGTCCGGGATGGGACTGCCCGCCGAGCGCGTCCGCGAGCGCGACGCGGTCGGCGACGCCGTCGAGCGCGCCCGGAGTCGGGAGGGGCCGGCGCTCGTGGAGGTCGTCACCGATCCGGGCGAACCGCAGGCAAGCGAGTGGATGACCGGGCCCCGCCCGGGCGAGTAG
- a CDS encoding DUF7385 family protein: MTGFDVHDHRHELKQLRDSGRTSLWENKEAMACPVCDDVFSRLFVTRQAGTTFPENDGARFCLLRDDDAVYLFRH, translated from the coding sequence ATGACCGGCTTCGACGTTCACGACCACCGCCACGAACTGAAACAGCTCCGCGACTCCGGCCGGACGAGCCTCTGGGAGAACAAGGAAGCGATGGCGTGTCCCGTGTGCGACGACGTCTTCTCGCGGCTCTTCGTCACGCGGCAGGCGGGAACGACGTTCCCCGAGAACGACGGCGCGCGGTTCTGTCTGCTCCGCGATGACGACGCGGTGTACCTGTTCAGACACTGA
- a CDS encoding succinic semialdehyde dehydrogenase — translation MPPTDLPTAVGDAPTLAARRLDDLPERVARSRPADGDDAIDVFAPATGERIGRVPACDADDVAAAVDRAGDAQAEWAETPAAERARVVDRFGDLVADRREELLDLLQLETGKSRRTAVEELFDVPTGCAYVASEVPDALAEERRRGVAPGITTATVTREPVGVVGVISPWNYPLTLSMADAIPALAAGNAVVLKPDEKTPFGALLLSELLEVAGLPADLFQVVTGEGPEVGPPLIDAVDYVAFTGSTSVGRTIAERAGRNLIGCSLELGGNNPLVVLGDADVDEAARGAVQACFSNAGQLCLSAERIYVVESAYDAFLDAFVRETEAVTLGTGYDYDADLGSLVDDDQLARVESHVEDARERGATVETGGRARPDVGPYCYEPTVLTGVEPDATVACEETFGPVAAVTPVPDADAAIAAANDSHYGLNASVWTGDRERGAEIAREIDCGTVNVNDAFLATWGAVDAPMGGFGDSGLGRRHGPEGIRRYTETRTVGVSRVGPLTFPERVPTDWFVRGAFAAMEVGRRVSRAVDAVRRRFSRR, via the coding sequence ATGCCCCCGACGGATCTCCCCACCGCGGTCGGTGACGCCCCGACGCTCGCTGCGCGACGCCTCGACGACCTCCCCGAGCGCGTGGCCCGCTCGCGGCCGGCGGACGGCGACGACGCCATCGACGTGTTCGCCCCGGCGACCGGCGAGCGGATCGGGCGCGTGCCAGCCTGCGACGCGGACGACGTGGCGGCCGCCGTCGACCGCGCGGGGGACGCGCAGGCCGAGTGGGCCGAGACGCCCGCGGCGGAGCGCGCCCGGGTCGTCGACCGGTTCGGCGACCTCGTCGCGGACCGCCGCGAGGAGCTGCTCGACCTGCTCCAGTTGGAGACGGGGAAGTCCCGGCGCACCGCCGTCGAGGAGCTGTTCGACGTGCCGACCGGCTGCGCGTACGTCGCGAGCGAGGTGCCGGACGCGCTCGCCGAGGAGCGCCGGCGGGGGGTCGCGCCCGGGATCACGACCGCGACGGTTACCCGCGAGCCGGTCGGCGTCGTCGGGGTCATCTCGCCGTGGAACTACCCGCTCACCCTCTCGATGGCGGACGCGATCCCCGCCTTGGCCGCCGGCAACGCGGTCGTGCTCAAGCCCGACGAAAAGACGCCGTTCGGGGCCCTGCTGCTCTCGGAGCTGCTGGAGGTCGCCGGCCTCCCGGCGGACCTGTTCCAGGTGGTCACCGGCGAGGGGCCGGAGGTCGGGCCGCCGCTGATCGACGCGGTCGACTACGTCGCGTTCACCGGCAGCACGTCTGTCGGGCGGACGATCGCGGAGCGCGCGGGCCGGAACCTGATCGGCTGCTCGCTGGAGCTCGGCGGCAACAACCCGCTCGTCGTCCTCGGCGACGCCGACGTCGACGAGGCGGCCCGCGGCGCGGTCCAGGCCTGCTTCTCGAACGCGGGCCAGCTCTGCCTCTCCGCCGAGCGGATCTACGTCGTCGAGTCCGCGTACGACGCCTTCCTTGACGCGTTCGTCCGCGAGACGGAGGCGGTGACGCTCGGGACGGGGTACGACTACGACGCCGACCTCGGGTCGCTCGTCGACGACGACCAGCTGGCCCGGGTCGAGTCGCACGTCGAGGACGCCCGCGAGCGCGGCGCCACCGTCGAGACCGGCGGCCGCGCGCGGCCGGACGTCGGGCCCTACTGCTACGAGCCCACCGTCCTGACCGGCGTCGAGCCCGACGCGACCGTCGCCTGCGAGGAGACGTTCGGGCCCGTCGCCGCGGTGACGCCGGTCCCGGACGCCGACGCGGCGATAGCGGCCGCGAACGACTCTCACTACGGGCTCAACGCGAGCGTCTGGACCGGGGACCGCGAGCGCGGCGCCGAGATCGCCCGGGAGATCGACTGCGGCACGGTGAACGTCAACGACGCGTTCCTCGCCACGTGGGGCGCGGTCGACGCGCCGATGGGCGGGTTCGGCGACTCCGGGCTCGGCCGTCGACACGGGCCGGAGGGGATCCGGCGATACACGGAGACGCGGACGGTGGGCGTCTCGCGGGTCGGCCCGCTGACGTTCCCGGAGCGGGTCCCGACCGACTGGTTCGTCCGCGGCGCGTTCGCGGCGATGGAGGTCGGGCGGCGAGTGAGCCGCGCGGTCGACGCGGTCAGACGGCGCTTCTCGCGCCGCTGA
- a CDS encoding class I SAM-dependent methyltransferase, with protein MSFPSTIDWDDHWEATDRDGLDEMRAAGERTVDRLERFFDGFPGSLADVGCGPAFMLFEAADRHPDADLYGYDAAESVVRRNRTIAAEREVDGLRFETARLPALDVDRRFDCVTCIATLHYVADVRSALDALYSRVAPGGHLVFNYPNRHTMRMYREDPDTDPERFELVLDGENLLTYEDIEATLSRRPRSFWKAVDEDDWRSIGRVNPCVIVNKPEG; from the coding sequence ATGTCGTTTCCGTCGACGATCGACTGGGACGACCACTGGGAGGCGACGGACCGAGACGGGTTAGACGAGATGCGTGCCGCCGGCGAGCGAACCGTCGACCGCCTGGAGCGGTTCTTCGACGGCTTCCCTGGGTCGCTGGCCGACGTCGGCTGCGGGCCGGCGTTCATGCTGTTCGAGGCCGCCGACCGCCACCCCGACGCCGACCTCTACGGATACGACGCGGCCGAGTCAGTCGTTCGGCGGAACCGAACGATCGCCGCCGAGCGCGAGGTCGACGGCCTGCGCTTCGAGACGGCGCGGCTCCCGGCGTTGGACGTCGACCGCCGGTTCGACTGCGTCACATGTATCGCGACGCTCCATTACGTCGCGGACGTCCGGTCTGCCCTCGACGCGCTGTACTCTCGCGTCGCGCCCGGCGGACACCTGGTGTTCAACTACCCGAACCGGCACACCATGCGAATGTACCGGGAGGACCCGGATACCGACCCCGAGCGGTTCGAACTCGTGCTCGACGGCGAGAACCTCCTCACGTACGAGGACATCGAGGCCACCCTCTCCCGGAGGCCCCGCAGCTTCTGGAAGGCGGTCGACGAGGACGACTGGCGCTCGATCGGTCGGGTGAACCCCTGCGTGATCGTGAACAAGCCCGAGGGCTGA
- a CDS encoding DUF418 domain-containing protein: MTSDPGPTPPSERITSLDALRGFALLGILVINIRVFSMPEQTLLNPNVYGDFTGIDYWTWFVGHVFAQSKFITVFSALFGAGVLLFIESKEEKGQDAVRLHLRRTAVLIAIGLLHAYLLWYGDILVTYGLTGIFLLFVRDLDARQLAGLAGIFLLFVPAIELFAAVSIGGEAIAGQWMPSEAAIRQQVAAYRGGWLDQMSHRVDSSLQRQTSGFIGSSFWRVGGVMLLGMALYKRGVLTGERSTAFYRRLVAGGVVGVAIVVAGVAYIEANDWSAGAALYWRQFNYVGSLLVAGGYVGLVTLFVRRRGEGLVTRALAAVGRTAFTNYLLQTVIATTIFYGHGLGLFGSVSRVEAMGIVVAIWAVQVPLSVLWLRYFRFGPVEWVWRTLTYGEAQPMRLKG; this comes from the coding sequence GTGACCAGCGATCCCGGCCCGACGCCGCCCTCCGAACGCATCACCAGCCTCGACGCCCTCCGGGGGTTCGCGCTGCTCGGCATCCTCGTCATCAACATCCGGGTGTTCTCGATGCCGGAGCAGACCCTGCTCAACCCCAACGTGTACGGCGACTTCACCGGGATCGACTACTGGACGTGGTTCGTCGGCCACGTGTTCGCGCAGTCGAAGTTCATCACGGTCTTCTCGGCGCTGTTCGGCGCCGGCGTCCTCCTGTTCATCGAGAGCAAAGAGGAGAAGGGCCAAGACGCCGTCCGCCTCCACCTCCGCCGGACCGCGGTGCTGATCGCGATCGGACTCCTCCACGCGTACCTGCTGTGGTACGGCGACATCCTCGTCACGTACGGGCTGACCGGGATCTTCCTGCTGTTCGTCCGCGACCTCGACGCGCGGCAACTCGCCGGGCTCGCGGGGATCTTCCTCCTCTTCGTCCCCGCGATCGAGCTGTTCGCGGCGGTGTCGATCGGCGGGGAGGCGATCGCCGGCCAGTGGATGCCCTCGGAGGCCGCGATACGGCAGCAGGTGGCCGCCTACCGCGGCGGCTGGCTCGACCAGATGAGCCACCGCGTCGACTCCTCGCTCCAGCGACAGACGAGCGGGTTCATCGGGTCGAGCTTCTGGCGGGTCGGCGGCGTCATGCTGCTCGGGATGGCGCTGTACAAGCGGGGCGTGCTGACCGGCGAGCGCTCGACCGCGTTCTACCGGCGGCTCGTCGCGGGCGGCGTCGTCGGCGTCGCGATCGTCGTCGCGGGCGTCGCCTACATCGAGGCGAACGACTGGAGCGCGGGCGCCGCGCTGTACTGGCGGCAGTTCAACTACGTCGGGAGCCTCCTCGTCGCCGGCGGCTACGTCGGCCTCGTCACGCTGTTCGTCCGGCGGCGCGGCGAGGGGCTCGTGACCCGCGCGCTCGCCGCGGTCGGCCGGACCGCGTTCACGAACTACCTGCTCCAGACGGTGATCGCGACGACGATATTCTACGGCCACGGCCTCGGGCTGTTCGGCTCCGTCAGCCGCGTCGAGGCGATGGGGATCGTCGTCGCCATCTGGGCGGTTCAGGTGCCGCTCTCGGTGCTCTGGCTGCGGTACTTCCGGTTCGGCCCGGTTGAGTGGGTGTGGCGGACTCTCACCTACGGGGAGGCGCAGCCGATGCGTCTCAAAGGCTGA
- a CDS encoding AI-2E family transporter — protein sequence MVLNRQRLLGALLVALATLAAAVLAEVLRTVVFAVTVAYVLYPLRQRLVGRGLSRRIACAAATAVAFAGAVLLVAPLLYALYRRRSQLIDLLERIPDAVPISVGGFETVVDIAPFVAAAEGFVRDIALALAGAAPVLVLELVVFTFLVYGILYRPGAVGTAVFGVLPPEYHDIPTRLHERTRRTLYSIYVLQAATAAGTFVLALVVFRVLGYGSPVLLAVIAGVLQFIPVVGPSVLIVALGAGDVLVGQPGRAIAVLVIGLVVVAFVPDAVIRTRLAGWTGKISPGLYFVGFVGGILTLGAVGVIVGPLVVSLLLEVIDMLTEHGAESGSAAHEPGSVAHESGSAAPEAPSVEGREDSSD from the coding sequence ATGGTTCTCAACCGGCAGCGGCTGTTGGGCGCGCTGCTCGTCGCGCTCGCGACGCTCGCGGCGGCCGTGCTGGCGGAGGTGCTGCGAACGGTCGTGTTCGCGGTCACCGTCGCGTACGTCCTCTACCCCCTCCGACAGCGGCTCGTCGGTCGCGGGCTCTCGCGCCGGATCGCGTGCGCCGCCGCCACCGCGGTCGCGTTCGCCGGCGCCGTGCTCCTCGTGGCGCCGCTCCTGTACGCTCTCTACCGCCGGCGGTCGCAGCTGATCGACCTCCTCGAACGGATCCCGGACGCCGTCCCGATCAGCGTCGGCGGGTTCGAGACGGTCGTCGACATCGCGCCGTTCGTCGCGGCCGCCGAGGGGTTCGTGCGGGACATCGCGCTCGCGCTCGCGGGCGCGGCGCCCGTGCTCGTCTTGGAACTCGTCGTGTTCACCTTCCTCGTGTACGGCATCCTCTACCGGCCGGGAGCGGTCGGCACCGCCGTCTTCGGCGTCTTACCTCCCGAGTACCACGACATCCCGACTCGGCTCCACGAGCGGACCCGGCGGACGCTGTACTCGATATACGTCCTTCAGGCGGCGACCGCGGCCGGAACGTTCGTCCTCGCGCTCGTGGTGTTCCGCGTCCTCGGCTACGGCTCGCCGGTCCTGTTGGCCGTGATCGCCGGCGTCCTCCAGTTCATCCCAGTCGTCGGACCGAGCGTCCTCATCGTCGCCCTCGGCGCCGGCGACGTCCTCGTCGGCCAGCCCGGGCGAGCGATCGCCGTGCTGGTGATCGGCCTCGTCGTCGTCGCCTTCGTCCCCGACGCGGTGATCCGGACGCGGCTCGCCGGGTGGACCGGGAAGATATCGCCGGGGCTGTACTTCGTCGGGTTCGTCGGCGGCATCCTCACGCTCGGCGCGGTCGGGGTCATCGTCGGCCCCCTCGTCGTCTCGCTGCTGCTCGAGGTGATCGACATGCTCACCGAACACGGCGCCGAGTCGGGGTCCGCCGCGCACGAACCCGGCTCCGTCGCTCACGAATCCGGGTCCGCCGCGCCCGAGGCCCCTTCCGTCGAGGGGCGCGAGGACTCGTCGGACTGA
- a CDS encoding Gfo/Idh/MocA family protein — translation MTHPNDVAVGIVGLGGIGSHHATKLVERGANLVGGMDIDADTRARFHEEFGLPAYEDEATLYDECDAVLVTTPNRFHEEYATSALEAGLDVLLEKPLAHTVASAERIADAARDAEGFCTIGFNNRFAEPVRVIKHYQDEGRFGETTHVEANYVRRRGVPGRGSWFTFSDVAGGGALIDIGVHAVDLALYFLDHPEVVEVSGETRSEFGGRDDYAYVHMWGDDAGPEGFDVDDSASAFIRAADGSTVSLEVAWATNRPATDEFVVRGTEAGATFDRGSDDLTVHEAGVGGGHHLTDASVETREGDAHAAEQATFLEAVAAGEAPAINTVEEGLRVQRVIDAIYRSSETGAAVRLD, via the coding sequence ATGACGCATCCGAACGACGTCGCCGTCGGCATCGTCGGCCTCGGCGGCATCGGGTCCCACCACGCGACGAAGCTGGTCGAGCGCGGCGCGAACCTGGTCGGCGGCATGGACATCGACGCCGACACCCGCGCGCGGTTCCACGAGGAGTTCGGCCTCCCCGCGTACGAGGACGAGGCGACCCTCTACGACGAGTGCGACGCCGTGCTGGTCACCACGCCGAACCGCTTCCACGAGGAGTACGCGACCTCGGCCCTGGAAGCCGGCCTCGACGTGCTCTTGGAGAAGCCGCTGGCGCACACGGTAGCGAGCGCCGAGCGCATCGCCGACGCCGCCCGCGACGCCGAGGGGTTCTGTACGATCGGGTTCAACAACCGGTTCGCGGAGCCGGTCCGGGTGATCAAACACTACCAGGACGAGGGGCGGTTCGGGGAGACCACGCACGTCGAGGCGAACTACGTGCGCCGGCGCGGCGTCCCCGGGCGCGGGTCGTGGTTCACCTTCTCCGACGTGGCCGGGGGCGGCGCGCTCATCGACATCGGCGTCCACGCGGTCGACCTCGCGCTCTACTTCCTCGATCACCCCGAGGTCGTCGAGGTGTCGGGCGAGACGCGTTCGGAGTTCGGCGGCCGCGACGACTACGCGTACGTCCACATGTGGGGCGACGACGCCGGACCGGAGGGCTTCGACGTCGACGACTCGGCGTCGGCGTTCATCCGCGCCGCCGATGGCTCCACGGTGTCGCTGGAGGTCGCGTGGGCGACGAACCGCCCGGCGACCGACGAGTTCGTCGTCCGGGGCACCGAGGCGGGCGCGACGTTCGACCGCGGCAGCGACGACCTCACCGTCCACGAGGCGGGCGTGGGCGGCGGCCACCACCTCACGGACGCGAGCGTGGAGACGCGCGAGGGGGACGCTCACGCCGCGGAGCAGGCGACGTTCCTCGAAGCCGTCGCGGCGGGCGAGGCGCCCGCGATCAACACCGTCGAGGAGGGGCTCCGCGTCCAGCGCGTCATCGACGCCATCTACCGGTCCTCCGAGACCGGCGCGGCGGTCCGACTGGACTGA
- a CDS encoding NAD(P)/FAD-dependent oxidoreductase, which produces MSDVVIVGGGPAGLSAGLFASKNGLDTVLFDTDGTWMHKAHLFNYLGVGSVGGSEFMATARQQVDDFGVDRHQGEEVTGVESTDDGFAVTTEEDEYEADYVVLATGANRDLAEELGCEFDDDDTVSVGVSMETSVEGAYATGAMARAEEWQAVISAGDGAAAALNILSNEKGEHYHDFDVPDTAASVFGDLIDDGE; this is translated from the coding sequence ATGTCAGATGTCGTAATCGTCGGCGGCGGCCCCGCCGGACTGAGCGCCGGACTGTTCGCGAGCAAGAACGGCCTCGACACCGTCCTCTTCGACACGGACGGGACGTGGATGCACAAGGCGCACCTGTTCAACTACCTCGGCGTGGGCTCGGTCGGCGGCAGCGAGTTCATGGCGACCGCGCGCCAGCAGGTCGACGACTTCGGCGTCGACCGCCACCAGGGCGAGGAGGTCACCGGCGTCGAGTCGACCGACGACGGCTTCGCCGTGACGACCGAGGAGGACGAGTACGAGGCCGACTACGTCGTCCTCGCGACGGGCGCGAACCGCGACCTCGCGGAGGAGCTGGGCTGCGAGTTCGACGACGACGACACCGTCAGCGTCGGCGTCTCGATGGAGACCAGCGTCGAGGGCGCCTACGCGACGGGGGCGATGGCCCGCGCCGAGGAGTGGCAGGCGGTCATCTCCGCGGGCGACGGCGCGGCCGCCGCGCTCAACATCCTCTCGAACGAGAAGGGCGAGCACTACCACGACTTCGACGTGCCGGACACCGCGGCCTCCGTGTTCGGCGACCTGATCGACGACGGGGAGTGA
- a CDS encoding DEAD/DEAH box helicase — translation MTDDTGDDAGDDSSENDADDLSIDRFHEALEAEERPVATASEVARRLGTTQAAARDALAALVDRGDVDRLDVEADPVVFYPRDWGALASRERVVVFPKRREIVVDRPTQYTRARLSQFANLVDTTGTEPGTRGYLYRVRQEDVWAAPFDDADGLVGALRSVLPRRYDHLEDWVRDQWRRAHRFRLYTHEDEYVVLEAASENLMGNVADQHLDDDHLRAPISDTEAWVNEAAVAAVKRALYDAGYPVEDDRDLETGDPVEIELTTDLRDYQETWVETFLDRKSGVYVGPPGSGKTVAAIATIAAVGGETLILVPSRELAEQWREELLDHSTVDPADIGLYHGGTKDVRPVTIATYQIAGMDRHRSLFDSREWGLICFDEAHHITAPVFSRSAELQAKHRLGLSATPVSETGSEEEIYTLIGQPIGADWDALFEAGFVQEPEVEIRYVPWRDEMARNEYAAADGRERRRLAAENPAKIEEIRYLLAAHRDKKALVFVEYLDQGEAIADALGVPFVSGETPHHERAELFRRFRAEREDDGSGGDDGDLAALVVSRVGDEGIDLPNAELAVVASGLGGSRRQGSQRAGRTMRPSGSALVYVLATRGSSEEEFAQRQMRHLGRKGVRVRETNVAE, via the coding sequence ATGACCGACGACACCGGCGACGACGCCGGCGACGATTCTAGCGAGAACGACGCTGACGACCTCTCGATAGACCGCTTCCACGAGGCGCTCGAAGCCGAGGAGCGCCCGGTCGCGACCGCGAGCGAGGTCGCCCGCCGGCTCGGCACGACCCAGGCCGCCGCCCGCGACGCGCTGGCCGCGCTCGTCGACCGCGGCGACGTGGACCGGCTGGACGTCGAGGCCGACCCCGTGGTCTTCTACCCGCGCGACTGGGGCGCGCTGGCGAGCCGCGAGCGCGTCGTAGTCTTCCCGAAGCGCCGCGAGATCGTCGTCGACCGCCCAACGCAGTACACCCGCGCGCGGCTCTCGCAGTTCGCGAACCTCGTCGACACCACCGGCACCGAACCGGGAACACGCGGGTACCTCTATCGGGTCCGGCAGGAGGACGTGTGGGCCGCGCCGTTCGACGACGCCGACGGGCTCGTGGGGGCGCTCCGCTCGGTGCTGCCCCGCCGGTACGACCACCTCGAAGACTGGGTGCGCGACCAGTGGCGGCGCGCGCACCGCTTCCGGCTGTACACCCACGAGGACGAGTACGTCGTCCTCGAAGCCGCCTCCGAGAACCTGATGGGGAACGTCGCCGACCAGCACCTCGACGACGACCACCTCCGCGCGCCCATCTCGGACACGGAGGCGTGGGTCAACGAGGCGGCGGTCGCGGCGGTCAAGCGCGCGCTCTACGACGCCGGCTACCCCGTCGAGGACGACCGCGACCTAGAGACGGGCGACCCCGTCGAGATCGAACTCACGACCGACCTCCGCGATTACCAGGAAACGTGGGTGGAGACGTTCCTCGACCGCAAGTCCGGGGTGTACGTCGGGCCGCCGGGCTCCGGGAAGACCGTCGCCGCGATCGCGACGATCGCCGCGGTCGGGGGCGAGACCCTCATTTTGGTCCCCTCGCGAGAGCTCGCCGAGCAGTGGCGCGAGGAGCTGCTCGACCACTCCACCGTCGATCCCGCCGACATCGGACTCTACCACGGCGGGACGAAGGACGTCCGCCCCGTGACGATCGCGACCTACCAGATCGCCGGGATGGACCGTCACCGCAGCCTCTTCGACTCCCGCGAGTGGGGGCTGATCTGCTTCGACGAGGCGCACCACATCACCGCCCCCGTCTTCTCCCGCTCGGCCGAGCTACAGGCGAAACACCGGCTCGGGCTCTCGGCGACCCCCGTCAGCGAGACCGGCAGCGAGGAGGAGATATACACCCTGATCGGGCAGCCGATCGGCGCCGACTGGGACGCGCTGTTCGAGGCGGGCTTCGTCCAGGAGCCCGAGGTCGAGATCCGTTACGTCCCGTGGCGCGACGAGATGGCCCGCAACGAGTACGCGGCCGCGGACGGCCGGGAGCGCAGACGCCTCGCCGCCGAGAACCCCGCGAAGATTGAGGAGATCCGCTACCTGCTCGCCGCCCACCGCGACAAGAAGGCGCTCGTCTTCGTCGAGTACCTCGACCAGGGCGAGGCGATCGCCGACGCGCTCGGCGTCCCCTTCGTCAGCGGCGAGACGCCGCACCACGAGCGCGCGGAGCTGTTCCGCCGGTTCCGGGCCGAGCGGGAGGATGACGGATCGGGAGGCGACGACGGCGACCTCGCCGCGCTCGTCGTCTCCCGCGTCGGCGACGAGGGGATCGACCTCCCGAACGCCGAACTCGCGGTCGTCGCGAGCGGGCTCGGGGGGTCCCGGCGACAGGGCTCACAGCGCGCCGGTCGGACGATGCGCCCCTCCGGCTCCGCGCTCGTCTACGTCCTCGCGACGCGGGGATCGAGCGAGGAGGAGTTCGCCCAGCGGCAGATGCGGCACCTCGGCCGGAAGGGCGTCCGCGTCCGCGAGACGAACGTCGCCGAGTGA
- a CDS encoding thermonuclease family protein yields the protein MSVGWQSIAVVVLLVLPGCAGAPVPDTGSGSQPTALDSPPANPDGVDPDDPADTAWTGTVVRVVDGDTMEVEFPNGEVDTVRLLGVDTPETSAGSTAPGEFEGIPDTDAGRGHLATWGGEASAFAESELAGETVTVVTGGDRRGGYGRLLAVLYVDGEDFNERLLTEGYARLYDTEFAKRDAYAAAEADARERGVGLWAFDEGDSSAETSEVHGADPWTLLRFEAGATAAPVSA from the coding sequence ATGAGCGTTGGTTGGCAGTCGATCGCCGTCGTCGTTCTCCTCGTTCTGCCCGGTTGCGCCGGCGCGCCGGTCCCGGACACGGGCTCCGGCTCGCAGCCCACCGCCCTCGACAGCCCGCCCGCCAATCCGGACGGCGTCGACCCCGACGACCCGGCCGACACGGCGTGGACGGGCACCGTCGTGCGCGTCGTCGACGGCGACACGATGGAGGTCGAGTTCCCGAACGGCGAGGTCGACACCGTCCGGCTCCTCGGCGTCGACACGCCCGAGACGAGCGCCGGGTCGACTGCGCCTGGCGAATTCGAGGGGATTCCGGACACCGACGCCGGTCGCGGGCACCTCGCAACGTGGGGCGGCGAGGCGTCGGCGTTCGCGGAGTCGGAACTCGCCGGCGAGACGGTTACGGTCGTGACCGGCGGCGACCGCCGCGGGGGGTACGGTCGCCTGCTCGCGGTGCTGTACGTCGACGGCGAGGACTTCAACGAGCGCCTGCTGACGGAGGGGTACGCGCGGCTCTACGACACCGAGTTCGCGAAACGCGACGCGTACGCGGCCGCCGAGGCGGACGCGAGGGAGCGCGGCGTCGGCCTCTGGGCGTTCGACGAGGGCGATTCCTCGGCGGAGACGAGCGAGGTCCACGGCGCGGACCCCTGGACGCTCCTCCGGTTCGAGGCCGGCGCGACCGCGGCCCCTGTGTCGGCGTAA